The sequence TTCAGGtcatgtagtttttttgtttgctgaAGTTAAACATTTATTGTAATTGTTCACAACTAATAAAGTCAATAAagcttaaattttattatttcttttaaattttgaaaaattgtaagGTTATAAAGTCAAAGAAGGTCTAATCTGAaccttaaatgttttattatatttcatcAAGTTTTTGACATCAGGAGAATTAGAGTCATTTTTAACTAATGGGAAATGACTAAATGTTCTTATAGAAAGagtaatattaatattactattGAATAGTACCTTACACTCAATGATActtacatattcttttttaagaCCAGAAgtctaattttctaaattttactttCTCTGTATAGCATATAGAATGTacttcatgaatatttatttaataaatgggtgACTGGTTAAATGCTAAGCAAAATgtagaagataaaaatattttaaagccttTCTGGTGTGATTATCCATGTTATTTGATACAAATGCTAGGACTATTTCTGCATAATTTATCTTAATTGTGGCTAGTCTTTTCTAATTCATTTAGCCTTTTCTTAGTACTTTAAGGCTGTGGTCATTGATTACTATTCCatatttcatgttttgttttcttttttcaattacaTACAAATTGATCTTTGGACTTTTAAACTTACTTTAGTTTCCACTaagtttataaaatgtaaaggaaaatatcttttccattttttttttcatctggcAACACTGATCTTTATGATGTAGGATTTCCAGAGAAACGTTTATCCATCTAAATTGTAATATTTACAGCTTTGTTTTTGTACAAAGTTGTCAATATCAAAATGCTCAAAcatcattatattttaataatcactctttcacatattttatgtAAGTCCCTCATGTATGTtaagtgctttttaaaacttacttaCAAAATAGAGACATGTAGAGCCTATTCTTTTAATCCTAGGATGATCTTTCTTTAATAGACTACCTAGTAGCCCTAACTGATGGCAATATCCCATTGTACAGACTTTCCTGTCTAAAATGCTTTGCATTATGTTGTATTTAACATTATAGTCATTGATTAtggtgttagtccattttcatattgctacaaaaaaaaaaaaaaaaacctgagagagagtaatttatatagaaaaagaggtttaatggacttggttccacgtggctggggagacctcacaatcaaggcagaaggtgaagaaggagcAAAGCCAcaccttacatggtggcaggcaagagagcatgtgcaggggaactgccctttataaaaccatcagatcttgtgagatttattcactatcatgaaaacagtatGGGATAAACCcctccccatgattcaattatctcccaatggatccctcccatgacatatgggTATTATGGAAgcaacaattcaagatgagatttgggttgggacaacGCCAAACCATATTTTTCCAtccctggccccttccaaatctcatgtcctcacatttcaaaaccatcatgccttcccaacagtcccccaaagtcttcattcatttcagcattaactcaaaagtccacagtccaaagcctcatctgagacaaggcaagttccttctgcctatgaacctgtaaaatcaaaaggaagttagttacttcctaggtacaatgcgggcacaggcattgggtaaatacacccattctaaatgggagaaattggccaaaacaaaggggctacaggcctcatgcaagtccgaaatccagtggagcagtcaaatcttaaagctccgaaatgatctcctttgactccatatctcataTCCAAGTCACACTGATGGAAGAGGTGGGTCCCCATGGTAGTGGGCAGCTCCACCCCATGGCTTTACAGGGTACAGCCTCTCTCCCAGCTGCTTCCATGggctgatgttgagtgtctgtggcttttcctcatgcacagtgcaagctgtcagtgaatctaccattctggggtctgcagGACAGTGGCCCtcctctcacagctccactaggtagtgcccAAGTAGATACTCTGTTTGGGGggtcccaccccacatttcccttctgcaccaccctagcagaggttctctataaAGGCTCTGCCCTAAAGCAGACCTCTGCCAGGATATCCATGTGTTTctatacatcctttgaaatctaggcggaggttctcaaacctcaaatCTTGACTTTCGTGCATCTGAAAGCCCAATAccacatgtaagccaccaaggcttggggcttgcaccctctgaagcaatggcctgagctatgcattggtcccttttagccatggctgggacaCAGAGCACCAAGTCCTGAAACAGCACAATGGAGCAAGGtccccatgaaaccatttttccctcctaggcttcTCGGCTTGTGATGGGAGGCACTGCTTTGAAAACTCTGACATGTCCTGAAggcattttctccattgtcttggcaattaacatttggctccttgttacttatgcaaatttctgccaCCAGCTTGAAGTTCTcctcaggaaattttttttttttcttttctagttcatcatcaggctgcaaatttttgaacttttatgctctgcttcccttttaaacataagctCCAATTCCAAGCCATATATTTGCgaattaataaaactgaaaagagCACCCAAGTGACTTCTTGAACTCtgctgcttagatatttcttctgccagatatcttaaatcatttctctcaagttcaaagttccacagatctctagggcaggggcaaaatatcaccagcctctttgctaaagcatatcaagaatcacctttgctccaattcccaatatgttcctcatctccatctgagaccacctagCCTGGActttttggtcaaaaccattcaacaagtctccaggaagctCCAAATTTTCTGAcatattcctgtcttcttctgagccctccaaactattcccaCCTCTGcccgttacccagttccaaagtcgcttccacattttcaggtgtcttaATAGCAGTACCTCACTCTACTGATAACCATTCCCCACTCTACTGGTAAcaactatattagtccatttttatactgctatgaagaaatacccaagactgggtaatttataaaaaaaaaaaaagaggtttaatggactcacagttccatatagCTAGGGGAGCTTCACGATCGTGGCAGAAGGCGAAGAAAGAGCAAAGCCATGTgttacatggcagcaagcaagagggtatgtgcaggggaactgccctttataaaaccatccgatcttgtgagaactcactatcttgagaatagcatgggaaaaacccacccccatgattcaattaccttccactgggtccctctcacaacatgtggggattatgggaagtaagattcaagatgagatttgggtggggacacagccaagccatattaattatattttgaatGTGAATGGACATATCTTCCATTTATGTGTACTTCATCActagatattataaatatatctctagtatatgtatttttttctgttttctgtctttgtatgcaagtttttttatattttaaatagtcaTTTTCTATTCTAAATAGTTATGAATATTAATAACTGTGAATAGTCCAGTATACTTTTCCTGTTCCTTTTTTTATGCTACGTTTAGAGACTACTGCAATCATGTCTTACGATTAATCCATGTTTTCTAATATTTGAGACAGTACTATGTGTTTCATTACTTGcaagttttctcttctctttttgttaaaaattaatgtCATACTATAATAATATGTCAGGTGTATCTTGAATTCCTATTTTCATTGGAGGAAGACTTAATTTTGAAATTCCCAagcttcattattattattttattgttattataaacCAGTATTAAATCTTATGAATATTActtcattttttcctcatttgaGAATATCATTAAGATTTTCCCCAGAAGTCAATTTATTAGCTTTTATAAGCTCAAAGCATAAGCTCTGAAACTTAATTACTAGAAACCTAATAACACAGTCATGAGCTAACACCAGGTATTATTTACTAAAGCAGAAAGCCCAAAGCCATTTATTTTCATACAAAACTAAAACTAGACCTAGAATTATTACACACAACAGTGTATTACTGAAGTCAGTAGTAGTTCTCTCATGTCTTTCATCCAAAGGACCTTAGTTTTACGGTTTTATTATGTTCTAGTATGTTTTGCAAGtgatatctcctctcagatttaTTATTTAAGGAATTGATCACCTTTTGTAAgttatagtaatttttaaaattttataagtaAATGTAGTTAagtggtatttttattattacatgttattaatgtttaatttcaaactttttaatctttttagagATGCTTAAAGTCTCATATAAtgaaaattatgtattatttattgtttctttctctagATCTAAAATCAAAAAGCATTAATGTACTGGTAAGAGACACAGTAAGAGAACAATTTAAAATGCTTCAAAatgacatgcaagacaccgtagCACAGCTCTTCAAGACTGTATCAAGTCTATCAGAGGACCTTGAAAGCACCaggcaaataattaaaaaagtTAATGAATCTGTGGTTTCAATAGCAGCCCAGCAAAAGTCTGTTTTAATGCAAGACGATCGGCCCACTTTGACTGATATAGTAGATCTAAGGAATCACATTGTGAATGTAAGGCAAGAAATGACTGTTACATGTGAGAAGCCTATTAAAGAACTAGAAGTAAAGCAGACTCATTTAGAAGGTGCTCTAGAACAGGAACATTCAAGAAGCATTCTGTATTATGAATCCCTCAATAAAACTCTTTCTCAATTGAAGGAAGTACATGAGCAGCTTTTATCCACTGAACAGGTATCAGACCAGAAGAATGTTCCAGCCATTGAGTCACTTAGCAATAATGTCACTGAATACATGTCTACTTTACATGAGAATATAAAGAAGCAGAGTTTGATGATGCTGCAACTGTTTGAAGATTTGCACATTCAAGAAAGCAAGATTAACAATCTCACCATCTCtttagagatggagaaagagTCTCTCAGAGGTGAATGTGAAGACATGTTATCCAAATGcagaaatgattttaaatttcaacttaaGGACACAGAAGAGAATTTACATGTGTTAAACCAAACATTGGCTGAAGTTCTGTTTCCAATGGACAATAAGATGGATCAAATGAGTGAGCAACTAAATGATTTGACTTATGATATGGAGATCCTTCAACCCTTGCTTGAGCAGGGAGCATCACTCAGACAGACAATGACATATGAACAACCAAAGGAAGCAATAGTGACAAggaaaaagatagaaaatctGACTAGTGCTGTCAATAGTCTAAATTTTATTATCAAAGAACTTACAAAAAGACACAACTTACTTAGAAATGAAGTACAGAGTCGTGATGATACCTTAGAAAGACGTATCAATGAATATGCCTTAGAAATGGAAGATGGCCTAAATAAGACAatgactattgtaaataatgctatTGATTTCATTCAAGATAACTATGCCCTAAAAGAGACTTTAAGTACTATTAAAGATAATCATGAGGTCCATCATAAATGTACCTCTGATATGGAAACTATTTTGACATTTATTCCTCAGTTCCAACGTCTGAATGATTCTATTCAGATTTTGATCAATGACAATCAGAGATACAACTTTGTTTTGCAAGTTGCCAAGACCCTTGCAGGTATTCCTAGAGATGAGAAACTAAATCAGTCCAACTTCCAAAAGATGTTTCAAATGTTCAATGAAACCACCTCCCAAGTGAGAAATTACCAGCAAAATATGAgtcatttggaagaaaaaatgcTGTTAGCCACCAAGATTTCCAAAAATTTGGAAACTCGGTTGCAAGACATTGAGTCTAAAGTTACCCAGACGCTCATACCTTAttatatttcacttaaaaaagGCAATGTGGTTACAAATGAGAGAGATCAGGCTCTTCAACTGCAAGTATTGAATTCTAGATTTAAGGCATTGGAAGCAAAATCCATCCATCTTTCAAGTAACTTCTTTTTGCTTAACAAAACTCTCCATGAAGTTTTAACAATGTGTCACAATGCTTCTACAAGTGTGTCAGAACTGAATGCTACCATACCTAAGTGGATAAAACGTTCCCTGCCAGATATTCAACTTCTTCAGAAAGGTCTGACAGAATTTGTGGAAccaataattcaaataaaaactcAAGCTGTCCTCTCTAATTTAACTTGTTGTATAGATCAATCATTGCCTGGTAGTCTGGCAAATGTTGTCAAGTCTAAGAAGCAAGTAAAATCATTGCCGAAGAAAATTAATATGCTTAAGAAACCAACGGTAAATCTTACCACTGTCCTGATAGGCCGGACTCAAAGAAACACAGACAACGTAATATATCCTGGTAAGCTGTTACTGAAAAGTAACTTTTAATCTCTCTTTTTACTTAAATGATATTTAATAGATCTGTACAGTTGAGCAAGaccattaaatataaaacaacataCCTGAACTTGGGTAGATAGTCAAGTTGTGAAGATGACTGACATTTAAATCTGAATCTATCTTACAGTATTTTAGGCAtcaatacaaaacaaatatttctagTGTATATTTGGCTAtaagtttctaaaatttttctgACTAGCCctctataaaataattaaatttgctCCTATAGAATAATTTGCTTTGTACAAGTAATTAAACAAATCTGTTAAGCAAGGAGATCTTTGATAGACCAGACTTGCTCATTTTGATATGCAATAGgaactcagtaaatatctgttcaaTGATGATCTGATAATGAATGTCCAGGAAATAGATTTGGGTAAATCATAGAAGGTCATCAATGCCAAGCTAAGTGCTTAGACATGATTTTGTAAAGAGTAGGTGTCTGAAAATTTGTATCAGTGGATTGGTTGTGGTAAGAGCTGCAACTCAAAAGCATGAAGCTAGCAATAGTGTATAGTGTGATTGCAGAGGTGATATTAGGGATGTTACTGAATGAATATTGGCAAGAGGCATAGAGGAAGCTCTAAGGCAGATGTGAGAAATGTTGAAAAGCTCCCATAAACAGAAACAGAGGGAGAGTGTCAAGAAAAATGATTTGAGGAACATCAAATCTTGACTCTGATCCTAGCTGTATTAGTAAGTTTCTGAGTTAGTTAATAGCACTAGGTAAAACGTTCACCTCTCTAGGCCTTAGTTTCTTCCTTTTAGGTGATGAGATTGCAATAGGTGATTCACTGAGGTGCTTAGTAGGGATATGCtgaagattgcatcactgtaaaAAAAAACCACGATCTGTTCACAGCCTTAATGCATGACACTTGGAAAAGAGAGAGACCTAGACTTTTCCCATGTTTTGAATTTGGGAAATGACAGAATAGTGGTACCATTAACAGATGTTCTAAACACCAAAGAAGAAGCATGTATTTTGGAAGAAAGAGGAATTGTGTGGTGCATATAAATTGCATAATAGTACCTCTGTATGAAATAAGTGTTTTATGAATATGGTTGTCATATAAGTAATATTGAATAATCTTTTCACAATAAGAATGGCTATTCATTCTTACAAAAAGAAATGGCTGTGTTTTTCTCATATGAGTCTGTTGTTAAATTACAGCCCATTTTAATGAATTTTGTACTTTATTGCTTTTTCATTACAAAGGATGACCATTATTCTAACATAATATGACTCTTATTTAATGTATGTtttgataatattaaaaataacaataagagTTGAATTCTCTCCACTATTTAaattagtatatttatttatgactCCCCCAGATTAATCTGAACTAATAGAACTAATTTTACTTCTGTAGGAACATAGAACAAACTATTTAGACTTATACGTTTCCCAGAGAAAGACAGTAACTAAGATGTTCTTACATTAACAATTTTGGGAAATATAAGGAGTTGTTTTTTCATACTATTTCTATTCTTGGTCTTCACGTGGACACTTTATCATGATCTTCAATTAGCTATACAGCATGTGTGACCATACATCAGGCAAGCTATgccattttttaaacatatatatatatgctatttttGTAGTAAGTATAAAATTGAAATAGCCTCAAATAAATTGAGGCaaaaacatttatagaacataAGAACTTTTAAACTTTGATAATATAATGAATCCATGTTAGGACCTTATAAAAATTGTATCTAGATACTTGTGATTGACTCAATATTGAGCTTAATAAGCTAATAATAAGAAATAACTCAGTTTTGATTCTTCTTTTCCAATAAGGCTTTGATAACATTGCTTCCTGTTCCTTTATTTACTGAGAATAGAACTTTTTATGTTCCTGTCTACCAAAAATAACTATTAAAtaaaagttctttattttaaGTGAAGATACCAATAATGATGTCAAGGTAATAAAGGCCTAATTCCCATGTGCAAGGTAGATATTCATTTTATGCCAGACCGGGCCAGCAACAAAATGTATGGGACCCTTTTAAGTGGGTGCATAGGTTTGCATGCCCATTAAGCCAGCCAGACTTCCATGGGTCATAGAACAGATGTCACTCACTGGGCAGCTCAGCAGGCAAGGGCTATGAAAGATGATGAAACCAATGAACTCAGGCTAAGTTCTCTTGTAAGAATCAAACAATTGCAGAATAAACTACTACTTTTGATACCCTGTTTTATACCAGGAGTGGGACACACTGCTTAAATTTGGCTGTTTCATTTCACCTTTGATATTATATAGGTATTATACAGGCACATTGCTCTCCCACATAACTAAAGCCAGAAGATAATTTATCATCATCTTATGAATCTCAGAGTCATATTATTCAGATTATAGCTGCCATCATTTGCAAAATAAGTACAGTATATagaaaaaaagcaatagaaacagtgttttaatcttaattttaataaCTGATAACTTACTTTGAAGCCTGATAATATTAATACTGTAATAATATGACATTAGTTAGTATTCATTAATATTTACTGTATGTTAGACATTGTGAAAATTCCCAATATTCATAACTTCATTTAACAATACCTGTgaggtaagtattattatttattctgaaGATGAGTAAACTGACCCTCGGAGACATTAACTCAAGTATCCTGCCTAAGGTAATTCAACTAGTAAGTGATAGAGTTCGGCTTTTGGCCAGCTAGACTCAGGCTCAGTCCTCAACCACATGCTCAGAGAGATTGTAGCGTGTGTTCACatgcctttctcttctttctgtttctgtttcatgCGTCATATGTTTTTCAGTCTGGCCATATCTGAATATTCCATATGGCCAGAGCTGATATTTTTAGGGAGTCTCTTTTCTTGAAGACCCAAATACTGATAATTTGTTTCTGCACATGAGGAAGTAGAGGTGCTACTTTTCAGTTTGGCTTTTCTGGGATATGGCCAGTGGGTACTTATTGAAAGTCACCATCAAATAGTCACAAGGTTTTCCTTTGCCTGACGAAGAAGGACAAAATTCAGAGTACTCATCCCTGCCACTTCCTTTTGAGCCATTCCTACATTTATTCATGCTAATTCTGATTCCTAGTAGGCCACTGATGATAAGCTATTCTGGTTCAATTGCTAAATACTTGATTTGTTTCTAAACAATATTCTAATAGACACCAAGaggtttttatttcatctttgaaGATTTGTTTGTACAGCAATTGGCAGACTTATCCCTGCAGAGAGCTTTTGGC is a genomic window of Macaca mulatta isolate MMU2019108-1 chromosome 5, T2T-MMU8v2.0, whole genome shotgun sequence containing:
- the MMRN1 gene encoding multimerin-1 — translated: MKGARLFVLLSSLWSGGIGLNNSKHSWTIPEDGNSQKTMTSASVPPNKIQSLQILPTTWVMSAEIATAPEARTSEESLLQSTLPPSETSAPAEGVRNQTPTSTERAEGVVKLQNLTLPTKANIEFNPGAEPVVLSNSTLKFLQSFARKSNEQATSLNAVGGVGGTGGVGNRAPRETYLSRGDSSPSQRTDYQKSSFETTRGKNWCAYVHTRLSPTVILDNQVTYVPGGRGPCGWTGGSCPQRSQKISNPIYRMQHKIVTSLDWRCCPGYSGPKCQLRAQEQQHLIHTNQAESHTAVGRGVAEQQQQDCGDPEVMRKMTDQVNYQAKKLTLLQNKIDNISLTVNDIRNTYSSLEGKVNEDKGREFQSLLKDLKSKSINVLVRDTVREQFKMLQNDMQDTVAQLFKTVSSLSEDLESTRQIIKKVNESVVSIAAQQKSVLMQDDRPTLTDIVDLRNHIVNVRQEMTVTCEKPIKELEVKQTHLEGALEQEHSRSILYYESLNKTLSQLKEVHEQLLSTEQVSDQKNVPAIESLSNNVTEYMSTLHENIKKQSLMMLQLFEDLHIQESKINNLTISLEMEKESLRGECEDMLSKCRNDFKFQLKDTEENLHVLNQTLAEVLFPMDNKMDQMSEQLNDLTYDMEILQPLLEQGASLRQTMTYEQPKEAIVTRKKIENLTSAVNSLNFIIKELTKRHNLLRNEVQSRDDTLERRINEYALEMEDGLNKTMTIVNNAIDFIQDNYALKETLSTIKDNHEVHHKCTSDMETILTFIPQFQRLNDSIQILINDNQRYNFVLQVAKTLAGIPRDEKLNQSNFQKMFQMFNETTSQVRNYQQNMSHLEEKMLLATKISKNLETRLQDIESKVTQTLIPYYISLKKGNVVTNERDQALQLQVLNSRFKALEAKSIHLSSNFFLLNKTLHEVLTMCHNASTSVSELNATIPKWIKRSLPDIQLLQKGLTEFVEPIIQIKTQAVLSNLTCCIDQSLPGSLANVVKSKKQVKSLPKKINMLKKPTVNLTTVLIGRTQRNTDNVIYPVTEEYSSCSRHPCQNGGTCINGRTSFTCACRHPFTGDNCTIKLVEENALAPDFSKGSYRYAPMVAFFASHTYGMTTPGPILFNNLDVNYGASYTPRTGKFRIPYLGVYVFKYTIESFSAHISGFLVVDGIDKLAFESENINSEIHCDRVLTGDALLELNYGQEVWLRLAKGTIPAKFPPVTTFSGYLLYRT